One stretch of Streptomyces peucetius DNA includes these proteins:
- the purN gene encoding phosphoribosylglycinamide formyltransferase yields the protein MAAARLVVLVSGSGSNLQALLDAIAADPEGFGAEVVAVGADRGEIAGLERARRAGLPTFVCRVKDFATREEWDAALTEATAAYEPDLVVSAGFMKIVGKEFLARFGGRIVNTHPALLPSFPGAHGVRDALAYGAKVTGCTVHFVDDGVDTGPIIAQGVVDVRDTDDEDALHERIKEVERSLLVEVVGRLARHGYRIEGRKVHVGE from the coding sequence GTGGCTGCCGCCCGCCTCGTCGTCCTGGTCTCCGGATCGGGCTCGAATCTCCAGGCCCTGCTCGACGCGATCGCCGCCGATCCCGAAGGATTCGGGGCGGAAGTCGTCGCCGTGGGCGCCGACCGCGGCGAGATCGCCGGTCTCGAACGCGCCCGGCGCGCCGGGCTGCCGACCTTCGTCTGCCGGGTGAAGGACTTCGCCACCCGTGAGGAGTGGGACGCCGCCCTGACCGAGGCCACCGCCGCGTACGAGCCCGACCTCGTCGTCTCGGCCGGCTTCATGAAGATCGTGGGGAAGGAATTCCTCGCACGGTTCGGCGGGCGCATCGTCAACACGCACCCCGCGCTGCTGCCCAGTTTCCCCGGTGCCCACGGAGTGCGGGACGCGCTCGCGTACGGCGCGAAGGTCACCGGATGCACCGTCCACTTCGTCGACGACGGCGTCGACACCGGACCGATCATCGCCCAGGGCGTGGTCGACGTACGGGACACGGACGACGAAGACGCTCTCCACGAGCGCATCAAGGAAGTCGAGCGATCGCTGCTCGTCGAGGTCGTGGGGCGTCTCGCCCGGCACGGCTACCGCATTGAGGGACGAAAGGTTCATGTCGGTGAATAA
- the purH gene encoding bifunctional phosphoribosylaminoimidazolecarboxamide formyltransferase/IMP cyclohydrolase encodes MSVNKSGNKPIRRALVSVYDKTGLEELARGLHEAGVELVSTGSTASKIAAAGVPVTKVEELTGFPECLDGRVKTLHPRVHAGILADLRLDAHREQLAELGVEPFDLVVVNLYPFKETVASGASPDECVEQIDIGGPSMVRAAAKNHPSVAVVTSPARYADVLAAVREGGFDLPARGRLAAEAFQHTAAYDVAVASWFASSYAPADESGFPDFLGATWERENVLRYGENPHQPAALYTSGSGGLAQAEQLHGKEMSYNNYTDTDAARRAAYDHSEPCVAIIKHANPCGIAIGADVAEAHRKAHACDPLSAFGGVIAVNRPVSVAMAEQVAEIFTEVIVAPGYEDGAVEVLAKKKNIRVLRADGAPANPVELKPIDGGALLQVTDRLQAEGDDPAGWTLATGEALSADELAELAFAWKACRAVKSNAILLAKGGASVGVGMGQVNRVDSAKLAVERAGEERAQGSYAASDAFFPFPDGLEILTAAGVKAVVQPGGSVRDELVVEAAKKAGVTMYFTGTRHFFH; translated from the coding sequence ATGTCGGTGAATAAGTCGGGTAACAAGCCCATCCGTCGCGCACTGGTCAGCGTCTACGACAAGACGGGTCTTGAGGAGCTTGCCCGCGGGCTGCACGAGGCCGGTGTCGAGCTCGTGTCCACCGGCTCGACCGCCTCGAAGATCGCCGCCGCCGGTGTCCCCGTGACCAAGGTCGAGGAGCTGACCGGCTTCCCCGAGTGCCTGGACGGCCGCGTCAAGACGCTGCACCCCCGCGTCCACGCCGGCATCCTCGCCGACCTGCGCCTGGACGCGCACCGCGAGCAGCTCGCCGAGCTGGGCGTGGAGCCGTTCGACCTGGTCGTGGTGAACCTGTACCCGTTCAAGGAGACCGTCGCCTCCGGCGCGAGCCCCGACGAGTGCGTCGAGCAGATCGACATCGGCGGCCCGTCCATGGTCCGCGCCGCCGCCAAGAACCACCCGTCCGTGGCGGTCGTCACCAGCCCCGCCCGCTACGCGGACGTGCTCGCGGCCGTCCGCGAGGGGGGCTTCGACCTGCCGGCGCGGGGGCGGCTCGCCGCGGAGGCCTTCCAGCACACCGCCGCGTACGACGTGGCCGTCGCCTCCTGGTTCGCGTCCTCGTACGCGCCCGCCGACGAGAGTGGCTTCCCCGACTTCCTGGGCGCCACCTGGGAGCGCGAGAACGTGCTGCGCTACGGCGAGAACCCGCACCAGCCCGCCGCGCTCTACACCTCCGGCAGCGGCGGCCTCGCACAGGCCGAGCAGCTGCACGGCAAGGAGATGTCCTACAACAACTACACGGACACCGACGCCGCGCGCCGTGCCGCGTACGACCACTCCGAGCCCTGTGTCGCGATCATCAAGCACGCCAACCCGTGCGGCATCGCCATCGGCGCGGACGTCGCCGAGGCGCACCGCAAGGCGCACGCCTGCGACCCGCTGTCCGCCTTCGGCGGTGTGATCGCCGTCAACCGCCCGGTGTCCGTGGCGATGGCCGAGCAGGTCGCCGAGATCTTCACCGAGGTCATCGTCGCGCCCGGTTACGAGGACGGCGCGGTCGAGGTCCTGGCCAAGAAGAAGAACATCCGCGTGCTGCGGGCCGACGGTGCCCCGGCGAACCCGGTGGAGCTCAAGCCCATCGACGGCGGCGCGCTGCTCCAGGTCACCGACCGCCTCCAGGCCGAGGGCGACGACCCGGCCGGCTGGACGCTCGCCACCGGCGAGGCGCTGTCCGCCGACGAGCTCGCCGAGCTGGCCTTCGCCTGGAAGGCGTGCCGCGCGGTCAAGTCCAACGCGATCCTGCTCGCCAAGGGCGGTGCTTCCGTGGGCGTCGGCATGGGCCAGGTCAACCGGGTCGACTCCGCCAAGCTGGCGGTCGAGCGGGCCGGTGAGGAGCGGGCGCAGGGCTCGTACGCTGCCTCCGACGCGTTCTTCCCGTTCCCCGACGGTCTGGAGATCCTGACCGCGGCGGGCGTCAAGGCCGTCGTGCAGCCGGGTGGTTCGGTCCGTGACGAGCTGGTCGTCGAGGCGGCGAAGAAGGCCGGCGTGACGATGTACTTCACGGGGACGCGGCACTTCTTCCACTGA
- a CDS encoding peptidoglycan-binding domain-containing protein, translating to MGRRPPRAVRVLPVADGRRQLRSRPRDGRAAARCHPGPAGTTPKPVAPAWISQCTHYSGTTITRYGDKGLLVDGVVGPDTWGALRERT from the coding sequence ATGGGCCGCCGACCACCCCGTGCGGTCCGCGTCCTCCCTGTCGCCGACGGCCGTCGACAGCTCCGCTCCCGGCCGCGAGACGGCCGCGCCGCGGCCCGGTGTCACCCCGGCCCGGCCGGGACCACGCCCAAACCGGTCGCACCGGCGTGGATCTCGCAGTGCACCCACTACTCCGGCACCACGATCACGCGCTACGGCGACAAGGGGCTCCTCGTCGACGGTGTGGTCGGCCCCGACACCTGGGGCGCACTGCGCGAGCGGACCTGA
- a CDS encoding peptidoglycan DD-metalloendopeptidase family protein: MPFPCGTAWQLNTYGSDHNPALDILVKGNTGSDGKPVLASAAGTVSATHWDNGSGNTIQISHGNGWFTAYYHLKDAPTTYVRKGQTVLPSTRIGRIGTTGASGWAHLHYEQRYLASGDFTDVRHRVAVHFDGVQYTGTNREWPDGTSRNCSDTPAAWQDCPAGSVCFYSGADGTGTVCRSDTDEPSSACGLRKSFWNNGDPQPGYDHVQVYFREGGSMCLHYGTAEGRGNFPDCGRTIDRFHWRGEC; encoded by the coding sequence ATGCCGTTCCCGTGCGGCACGGCGTGGCAGCTCAACACCTACGGCTCCGACCACAACCCGGCACTGGACATCCTCGTGAAGGGCAACACCGGCTCCGACGGCAAGCCGGTCCTCGCCTCCGCCGCCGGCACGGTCTCCGCCACCCACTGGGACAACGGCTCCGGGAACACCATCCAGATCAGTCACGGCAACGGCTGGTTCACGGCGTACTACCACCTCAAGGACGCGCCCACGACCTACGTCCGCAAGGGGCAGACGGTCCTGCCGTCCACCCGGATCGGACGCATCGGGACGACGGGCGCCTCCGGCTGGGCCCATCTGCACTACGAGCAGCGCTATCTGGCATCGGGGGACTTCACCGACGTACGCCACCGCGTGGCCGTGCACTTCGACGGTGTCCAGTACACGGGCACCAACAGGGAATGGCCGGACGGCACCAGCCGGAACTGCTCGGACACACCGGCCGCCTGGCAGGACTGCCCGGCGGGCAGCGTCTGCTTCTACTCCGGCGCCGACGGCACCGGCACGGTCTGCAGGTCGGACACCGACGAGCCCAGCAGCGCCTGCGGCCTGCGCAAGTCGTTCTGGAACAACGGCGATCCGCAGCCGGGATACGACCATGTGCAGGTGTACTTCAGGGAAGGCGGCAGCATGTGCCTCCACTACGGCACGGCAGAGGGGCGGGGGAACTTCCCGGACTGCGGCAGGACGATCGACCGCTTCCACTGGCGCGGCGAGTGCTGA
- a CDS encoding bifunctional methylenetetrahydrofolate dehydrogenase/methenyltetrahydrofolate cyclohydrolase, with translation MTAQILDGKATAAAIKSELTARVAALKERGVTPGLGTLLVGDDPGSRWYVNGKHRDCAQVGIASIQRELPDTATQEDIEAVVRELNENPECTGYIVQLPLPKGIDANRVLELMDPDKDADGLHPMSLGRLVLGIEGPLPCTPYGIIQLLRHHGVEIKGANVVVVGRGITIGRPMPLVLTRKSENATVTQCHTGTRDLSAHLRQADIIVAAAGVPHLIRPEDVKPGAAVLDVGVSRDEDGKIVGDVHPDVAEVAGWVAPNPGGVGPMTRAQLLVNVVEAAERAASAGSAA, from the coding sequence ATGACTGCCCAGATTCTCGATGGCAAGGCCACCGCAGCCGCGATCAAGTCCGAACTGACCGCCCGCGTGGCGGCCCTCAAGGAGCGGGGTGTCACGCCCGGCCTCGGGACCCTGCTCGTCGGGGACGACCCGGGGAGCCGCTGGTACGTCAACGGCAAGCACCGTGACTGCGCACAGGTCGGCATCGCGTCGATCCAGCGCGAACTGCCCGACACCGCCACCCAGGAGGACATCGAGGCGGTCGTACGGGAGCTCAACGAAAATCCCGAGTGCACCGGTTACATCGTTCAACTGCCCCTTCCCAAGGGCATCGACGCCAACCGGGTGCTGGAGCTGATGGACCCGGACAAGGATGCGGACGGGCTGCACCCGATGAGCCTCGGCCGGCTGGTGCTCGGCATCGAGGGGCCGCTGCCGTGCACCCCGTACGGCATCATCCAGCTGCTGCGCCACCACGGCGTGGAGATCAAGGGCGCGAACGTCGTGGTCGTCGGGCGCGGCATCACCATCGGACGGCCGATGCCGCTGGTGCTGACCCGGAAGTCCGAGAACGCGACGGTGACGCAGTGCCACACCGGTACGCGTGATCTCTCCGCCCATCTGCGCCAGGCCGACATCATCGTCGCTGCCGCCGGTGTGCCGCACCTGATCCGGCCCGAGGACGTCAAGCCGGGCGCGGCCGTGCTCGACGTCGGCGTCAGCCGCGACGAGGACGGCAAGATCGTCGGCGACGTCCACCCGGATGTCGCGGAGGTGGCCGGCTGGGTCGCCCCGAACCCGGGCGGTGTCGGCCCGATGACGCGGGCGCAGCTGCTGGTCAACGTGGTCGAGGCGGCCGAGCGCGCGGCGTCGGCCGGGTCCGCGGCCTGA
- a CDS encoding DUF3017 domain-containing protein, producing MDNGAAHGSGDAARQAGPDASGDAGAGRPAAGGTAAGGDVPGREVEAEADAEAGAGAAETSGEPEDGPEDRRTGSRRPPAVTTDTARPEGGGRAASGDAPAPARQWPLLSVLALVGGGLLFVGTDAFADAVRVGTILIGAGLILGAVLRRVTPSVGMLAVRSRFTDMITYGLLGTVIVLLALVAQPKPWVDVPFLENAVHFTVR from the coding sequence ATGGACAACGGCGCCGCCCACGGTTCGGGCGACGCCGCCCGGCAGGCCGGGCCGGACGCCTCGGGCGACGCCGGGGCCGGCCGTCCCGCGGCCGGCGGGACGGCGGCCGGCGGCGATGTGCCCGGCCGCGAGGTCGAGGCCGAAGCCGACGCCGAGGCGGGCGCCGGGGCCGCCGAGACGTCCGGGGAGCCGGAGGACGGTCCGGAGGACCGCCGGACAGGGTCCCGGCGGCCGCCCGCCGTTACGACCGACACCGCGCGCCCCGAGGGCGGCGGTCGCGCCGCGTCCGGGGACGCTCCCGCCCCCGCCCGCCAGTGGCCGCTGCTGAGCGTGCTCGCCCTGGTCGGCGGCGGCCTGCTGTTCGTCGGCACCGACGCGTTCGCCGACGCGGTCCGGGTCGGCACGATCCTGATCGGCGCCGGACTGATCCTCGGCGCCGTGCTGCGCCGCGTCACTCCGTCCGTCGGCATGCTCGCCGTTCGCTCCCGGTTCACCGACATGATCACGTACGGCCTGCTCGGCACGGTGATCGTGCTGCTCGCGCTGGTGGCGCAGCCGAAGCCGTGGGTCGATGTGCCCTTCCTGGAAAACGCGGTTCATTTCACGGTGCGTTAG